The Methanosarcina acetivorans C2A genome includes the window CCACCTCAAACCTCCTGCTTGCAGGGGAACGACTTTACCTCATCGACTTCGGGCTTGCCTACTTTGACAAAAGCCTGGAAGCCAGAGGAGTGGACGTCCATGTACTTTTCCAGACCTTTGAAAGTACGCACCGCGGCCACGAAACCCTTGTCAAAGCCTTTGAAAAAGGGTATGGAAGTACTTTTATAGATTCAAAGGATGTACTCAAGCGAGTTGAAGAGATAAAAAAGAGGGCTCGCTATGCATAAAATCGTCTTTGTTACAGGGAATAAGGGCAAGTTTGCCGAAATCAGGGATATCCTCAAAACTTTCGGAATCGAAGTCATCCAGGAGAAAAACGGGTATCCGGAACTCCAGGAAGATGAACTCGAACCGATTGCCGCTCACGGGGCACAGTATGTTGCAAACAAACTGAACATGCCTGTGATGGTGGACGACTCCGGAATCTTCATAAATGCCTTAAACGGCTTTCCGGGCCCCTACTCCCGCTTTGTGGAAGATAAACTCGGAAACCTGAAAGTGCTCAAAATGATGGAAGGAGAAGAAGACAGGACCGCGTACTTCAAAACCGTAATCGGATACTGCGAACCCGGAAAAGAGCCCCTGGTTTTCCCCGGAGTAGTGGAAGGGAAGATCGCATACGAAGAGCGGGGCACTGGCGGCTTTGGATATGATCCTATCTTCGAGTACCAGGGCCTGACCTTCGGGGAACTGGGGGATACCGAGAAAAATAAGGTTTCCCACCGACGCAGGGCTGTTGATGAGTTCCTGGAATGGTTTACCAGCAAGGCTTAAAAACCCTGCATCCCCAGGAAAGTTACCTGCAGAGGCCCGCTTACCTGAACTAACCTCACTTTTTTTCCACTTTTCTTTTTTCCACTTTTCTTTTTTCCACTTTTCTTTTTTCCACTTTTCTTTTTTCCACTTTTCTTTTTTCCACTTTTCTTTTTTCCACTTTTCTTTTTTCCACTTTTCTTATTTCCGCTTTTCTTTTATTCTTCCAGTTTGTGTTTGAGCATATCAAGAGCCACGCTGAGCTGATTCAAACCCAGTTTCAGGGCAACGGTAATGATCTTGTTATTTGAAGTATGGCCAAACTCTCGTTTAATTGCAAATAAATCCATTATGCACTGCTGATCCAGGACCAGAGGCCCGTCGAGAAGGTCTTTTGAGGTAGGTTTTTTACTTTTAATTTCAATTTTCTTTGGCTCGGCTTTTGACTCGCTTTCCGATTTTGCAGCCACGCCTCCAACTTTCGGGGCTTCTGGTATCTGCCCCTGGAAATATTCCATTTGCCGGAGACAGTGAGTCAGGCAAACGTTTATTACAAATTCCTCAACTTCCATTTCATTAAGGGCTGCATACTTTTTGATTTCCTCAAGCTGCTCCTCAGTAAAAGGGATACATAACAGATTTTCATCGCATTCTTTGTTTATCCCAAACCCTCCTGTGTTTTCTGATAATTACCTTTCGTTTTCGTTATAATTTTATTATAAGAACATTATTTTATTCAAGCTTTCTTTTAGCAGTCGTCTCCTGTTACCCTTAAACCGTCCTTTATCTTCAAGTTTTCCTTTTAGTTTTTGCTACCGAAAAAATACTCATTTTATTCCATTTCCCTATAAGTGAAATTTTTTACTATGTTAAGAGCATTTATCTCTATATGAAGAAAATTATTTCCGACACTGCAGCTGCGGATACTATTCCTCTTAAACTCGTAGTATATCTCGGACTTTTGGCCGCAGTGGTGCTCCTCCTGGCCCATGCCTGGGATACGGCTTCGCCTGTCCTTCAGGAAGCGGAAGTTAAAAAACAGGTCGAAATCGCTTCCCTTTCTCTACTCTCAATTCAGGGCGGGTATGCCCGGGACCCTGCAGACAGGTACAGCCCCGAAGGCAGCATGTGCATCCTGAGCTTTTCGCTTCCGGAGTCAGTCAGGTATATCAGTTTCGGAGTAGATCCCGACCGGGAATGCAATAGCAACCTGACCGACTCCGCATGGGTTTCGGAAAACAACACCCTTATCTACCAGTACGAAAACGGGATTAAAAAGAGAGTACTTATCGGAGGAAATCCCATCCGCTTTATAAAAGGCACCCGGAATTCGGAAGGCATATGGGTCCCTGCCGAAATCCAGGATGGAAACCAGACGGTTTCAGGGCTCGACAGGCTCGAAAGTACGGGTGTGGTGATAGAATCCCCGGTTTCAGGCGAGTTCCTGTTCGAAATGGTTACCCGGGACGGGATAAGGTATACAATGGCCAGGTTCTGAACAATGACCAGGTTCGGAAGATCATGAAAAATTAAAGGTAAGAAATCAATAATGCTCTTGCAGGCGCCCCATCGCAGCCCTCAATTCTCAGGGGAAGGCACAGGAAAAAATACATTCCTTCCTCAACCGTTTTTAGGTCAAGGCATTCCACAATGTTCACGTTATTTGAAAGCAACATGTGGTGGGCAGGCAGGTTTTCGGAAGAGAGGCTGTCCACGGAAAAACCATCGATTCCTACTGTTTTGAACCCATTCCGGACAATCCAGGCTGCACCGCTTGCATCAAGGTAAGCAGAATTCTCTGGTGACTCCTCAAGTTCCCTTCTCTTATCGCTTTTTTCGGCCTGAGAGCCTGAAATTTCGGAATCTTCCTCTTTTCGGAAAGAAACCTTTGTTTTCAAGAGGAGAATAGGAATATTTGAACTGCTTTCAATGACTTCCTTTACCGGATAAGCTTCATCAAGAATGGAGCCGGTCAATGCCCCGAATATCCCGGAAAAATCCAGAACAATTGCCTCACCCATAAGGCTTCCAATGTCCAGGCTGTCAACCGGAAGGCCACCTTTCAGGACGTGAGAAGGAGCATCAACGTGTGTGCCCGTATGGCTTCCGAAACCCAAGCTGGAAACTGCACAGCCGTCCTTTTCGAGAGTGAGAAACTTTTCGATTGAAGGCTCCGGGTCTCCGGGAAAGACGGAAGTAAAAGGAGAAATAGGAACTGTAACATCAATGATTTTTCCCTTAACCGGTATTTTTTCAGAGGAAAACATCTCTTCCGACCTTTTCTAATTTTGTTATTGTTATGACCTCATTCTGATTTTGCGCTGATTTTATTCCGATTTCGAGTTCGTCTCATTACGACTTTGTTCCTATTTGATTCCTACTTTGAGTCCATGTCATGACTTCATATTTATATCATTACGACTTCGGGCTCATTTCATTCCGGATTATTTCCGATGCCTTCAGCTCAATTCTCAGCTCATTCCATGTAAATAATGGATCTGTTAGTACACTCATCTATACATTTCATGCAAAGGTTACACTTTTTAGGATCAATTTTTGCAAGTTCGTTTTCTTCGTAAATAGCGCCCACAGGACATATGTCCTTGCACTTGCCGCACCTTTTGCAGCCGAAGACTACAACATATCCATCCTTCTCTGACATCAGTGAATCTTTGGCATACATGGATATATTAGTTTCTGAGCCCTGAATTTCCAGTCCGTACCCGGAAAAATTCTTTTTCGTTGCGTTTCTTCATAGACATAAAAGAAATCACAGGAAACAAGCCTTATATAGGACAAAAGAATATGCAGTCTCAGGCATGGAAAAGTTCACTGAGGATCAGACAGGCTCTTTTTGCAGCTACCTTTCCGAAGGCTGCAGGTTCTGCCAGCAGGGCGCCAAAATGGTGCTCTTTGTAACAGGGCTCTGCCCTAAAAGCTGTTTTTACTGCCCACTTTCGGACGAAAGGCGGGGAAAAGACCTGGTTTTTGCAAACGAAAGGCCTGTAAAAAGCGATGAGGATTTACTGAAGGAAGCCGGGCTTATGGACGCCCTGGGGACAGGAATTACCGGAGGAGAGCCCCTGATAAAAGTAGAGAGAGTCCTGTACTACATCCGCCTGTTAAAGTCCTCTTTTGGAAAAGAACACCATATTCATCTTTATACCTCGCTTGCCCCGGACCGGGAAATCCTTGAAAAGTTAGCAGAAGCGGGCCTTGACGAAATTCGCTTTCACCCTCCACAGGTTGTATGGGGAGAGCTCAGGCACAGCCCCTATGCGGACTCCCTGAAAAATGCAAAAGCCCTGGGCATGGAAACAGGAATCGAAATCCCTTCCCTTGAAGGGGCTGAAATAGTTGCGGCTTTTGCAGAGGAAATGGGAATCTTTCTCAACCTGAACGAACTGGAATTTTCCGATAATAACTCGGATGCTCTTCTTGAAAACGGATTTTCCCTGGAATCAGACACCTCCTGTGCTGCTGCAGGTTCACATACGCATTCTGAAAAGGCTTTTCAGGTGTGCAAACGGGTGCATTTCTGTTCCTCGACCTATAAGGATGCAGTCCAGCTGCGCAAAAGGTTTCAGAGGATTGCAAAAAATACAGCAAGAGAATTTGATGAAATCACGGAAGACGGCACCCTTATCTATGGGGTCATCAACGGCGGGAACCAGGCACTTGCAGAAGAGATTCTCAGGGAGATCGAAATTCCTGATGAACTTTTCGAAGTGAAGGAAGGAAAAATCGAGATCGCATGGTGGGTGCTTGAAGACCTTAAGGACGGACTCAAAGAAGAGCTCGAACCCCTCGGGACAAGAATTTTCATAGTCGAAAGGCATCCTTTTGAAGACGGACTGCTTGTAGAACTGATCCCTCTCTAAATATTTTGCCCTGAAGAGATCTGGACTTTTGTCCGTTCCATTTTAAAGAAACAGGGAGAGTTTTTCCAGCGGACCAATGAGAAAGAAAATTTTGTAGGAGATAGGGTAATAGAGTTTAAGAGGTAATAATCTCCTCCCGGATTTGATCAGAGATGGGAGCTCGGAATACTCAAATCCGTTTTACGTGGGAGAAACACGTAGGGGAAACACGATAAATTGGAAAAAGGATCCTCATGCCATATCCTGTTGTACATGTTCTGTTTTCTGGTTTTGCATCAGCGCCGCAGCCGTATATGCCATAGCAAAAGCGATATCTCGCAGAGAACTTTCATTAAAAGACTCAAAGAAGCTACTGTTGCTGATGTTAGTCGGGGGTTTATGTCACTTTATTTCCGGATGTAACGTCTGTGTATAATCTGTTCGTAAACGGCAATCTGAACCACTGCTTGATTGGCCCGGTCCCGACACACTCACTTCTGTTCAGTTTCACTGCGATCCTCTTCGGAATGCTTGTAGGATATGCGGCATACAGGAAACTCGATAAGGCACTGTCATGGCAATTTTTGCAGGGGCAGCTTTCCTAACGCACCTGCTGTTAGACGATATCTCAGAAGACGGCTCGCTTATCTCTATCCTCTGTACAACGCACGCATCAGCATATTCTCAATGATGGATACAGGGTTTGCGGAGGCTGGCCTATTTAAGTACCTTATAGTATCTTTTGTATCCGTTTTCTGTGTTTTTGTTGTGATATTAATGACACTGTTCGCATTGAACAAATTCGGGTTTGGGCTCGGGTACGGGGCTGAAAAATAAAATTTCCTCAAGCAGATTAAAATCCAGGTTTTCTGACCCGTACAATCATATCCGCTGTACGAGGTCGCTCCTTTCCCGGGAGAGTTGCACTACCCGAATTTCACATCGGGATCATAAGAAAATCAAAGATTTTCCGGAAGTTGCGATGTAATCGCAACAGCCCACTGTCCTTTTCGCTCCACTTCGTTTCGCTCGAGGACTACTTGACGGTTTTAGCAATGAACTGAGCTCAAGAGGATTAAATTGAAGATACCTCTGACCGTTCAACGTTATTCACTACATCATGTCGTTCATGTCCCGCTCGACGCAGGAGAGCGGTCTTTCCCAAAAAGACTGAAAAGAAGAGAGATGAGAAAAAGTCCAAAAACAAAAACGAATGATGACACCACAAGAAACTAACATGTAATATTTGCCAGGGAAAACAATAATTTTCTGCTTCTTTTTACTTCCGTTCTGCTTTTTGGGAAGAACTGCCAGGCAGCTGGTGGGAGCGTTAATAAATACAATAATTGAAAAACTGCTTCCGGACTTAAGGGCAGCTTTCTCAGCCCTGAGGATATTTCTTCGGTATATTGTATCTCTTAATTTCGGTACTGACTTTCAAATCGTTAATTATCTTGCTTGCGGACCGGCATAGGTTCTGCGCGGCGTAGGAAGAGAACACTGAAGGATGTTCTCTCCGGAATTCCGAAGTGGGCCAACTGATATAGTCAGGAAGCACCAGAAGTAAAAACTAATGAACAAAAAGAATCGCTCATCAATGAGAAAAAAATGGAAATAGTAAGGAATATGCAACAGAATGAAGAAGGAAAAAACAAATAAAAACCTGTAAATCAGGTTTGAAGCTCGCCTACTCCATCGAGCTTTTTAATAACTTTAGCCGGATAACCCAGAGCAAGGCTGTTCGGAGAAATATTACGAGAAACTACTGATCCGACGCCGATTATCGAGTTATCTCCGATCTCGACTCCCTGGGTGATTATACATCCGGGATTTACGGAAACCCCGCGCCCTATTTTTATGGGAGCTATACTCCTCGGATAAGCCTGCCTTGTGGTAAGGCTGCCTCTCGAATGGGCGGACAGGATACAGCGGTCCCCAATTTCAGCATAGTCCCCCACTGTGATCATCTCGGGGTGAATCCTGTCAAAAATCACATCATAGCCGATGTACACATTCTCCCCGATGTTTACACCCCTCATTTTATGCAGCTTAGCTCTCCAGGAAGGGACAGGAGCGCAGGAAGCGAGGCGTTCAAGAGCCCAGTTTTTCAGGAACTTAATTCCAAAGATGATTTTATTACTATGATAATGATCAGCCACTTCATGAAAATTTATTTTATCTCTGTTAGATACAACAGCAGTCATGGTAATGCCCCCCATTTTGCGGTGAAAAACACCTGAAACCTACTTTTCATTACTCTCCCACCGATAAATATATTTCCTATAAAACTTGAAAGAGAAATTAATTGAAGTTTGAACCGTAGTAATGGAGATTTTCGAGATATAATTTCGAAAGAAACTTAATTTTATGATAATCTATCAGGTGAATTATTATCGGTAATGTCAATAGTTATCTATCTGGTAATATTATTATCTATTGTGTGAATGATTACATCAAGGGACCGATTATAGGTCACGGAACGGTTCCTGGCATGTGATGGGTTTATCAGGTTCTGTTTCGGGTTACAATTTTCATGAGTAAAGACTTTTTTATTTCTATGCATCATTCGGGCACAGTTCACGACAGCAGTAGCACCGAATACACTTTTACTGGTTGATTTTGAGGGCCCTGCCCACTTTCTCAATCGCATGCGTTGAACAGTCCATAACACCGGCTTTGCAAAATGCACATTTTGAGGTGTTGATGAAGGGTTTTACTGTGAGCTGTTTCCGAAGGGCTCTCATCAGAAGTGAGGCACCATCGCGGTGACTCCGCCTTCGGGCATTTTAAACCTTAGATTAAATTCCTGCAGAGTCACACCTGCAATTTCAGGATTTTGTGTCCCGAACCCTCTCGAAAGCGCGGCTTTGTTTGTGGGCACTTTTAGCGGATCAATCCCTATCAGTTCGGAAGCAACAATGTCAAAGGCTACACAATCGTAACTTGCCAGGACCACTCCTGAAGCAATGGGTGTCCCATTGGCAGGGCCGCTTCCCTCCATCCCGACTACTCCGTCAATAACTGCGAGACAGGGTTTGACTACCGAATATATATCGACAACGGTCTCCCAAAGCGGTCACGGCCTTCAAGGGCATGGGCCTGCTTTCGGATTTTCTGAGGGACAGCCCCAAAGAAGTTTTTTACAGCCCCGGTGTAGAGAGTAAGTTCATGGGTCTTGAGGTTCGGAAGTGAGATTACCAATTACCACATCAGCCTTAAGGACTGCTTTTGCGATGTACAGGCTCGGAAAC containing:
- a CDS encoding acyltransferase — protein: MGGITMTAVVSNRDKINFHEVADHYHSNKIIFGIKFLKNWALERLASCAPVPSWRAKLHKMRGVNIGENVYIGYDVIFDRIHPEMITVGDYAEIGDRCILSAHSRGSLTTRQAYPRSIAPIKIGRGVSVNPGCIITQGVEIGDNSIIGVGSVVSRNISPNSLALGYPAKVIKKLDGVGELQT
- a CDS encoding radical SAM protein; amino-acid sequence: MEKFTEDQTGSFCSYLSEGCRFCQQGAKMVLFVTGLCPKSCFYCPLSDERRGKDLVFANERPVKSDEDLLKEAGLMDALGTGITGGEPLIKVERVLYYIRLLKSSFGKEHHIHLYTSLAPDREILEKLAEAGLDEIRFHPPQVVWGELRHSPYADSLKNAKALGMETGIEIPSLEGAEIVAAFAEEMGIFLNLNELEFSDNNSDALLENGFSLESDTSCAAAGSHTHSEKAFQVCKRVHFCSSTYKDAVQLRKRFQRIAKNTAREFDEITEDGTLIYGVINGGNQALAEEILREIEIPDELFEVKEGKIEIAWWVLEDLKDGLKEELEPLGTRIFIVERHPFEDGLLVELIPL
- a CDS encoding XTP/dITP diphosphatase; amino-acid sequence: MHKIVFVTGNKGKFAEIRDILKTFGIEVIQEKNGYPELQEDELEPIAAHGAQYVANKLNMPVMVDDSGIFINALNGFPGPYSRFVEDKLGNLKVLKMMEGEEDRTAYFKTVIGYCEPGKEPLVFPGVVEGKIAYEERGTGGFGYDPIFEYQGLTFGELGDTEKNKVSHRRRAVDEFLEWFTSKA
- a CDS encoding cyclase family protein; protein product: MFSSEKIPVKGKIIDVTVPISPFTSVFPGDPEPSIEKFLTLEKDGCAVSSLGFGSHTGTHVDAPSHVLKGGLPVDSLDIGSLMGEAIVLDFSGIFGALTGSILDEAYPVKEVIESSSNIPILLLKTKVSFRKEEDSEISGSQAEKSDKRRELEESPENSAYLDASGAAWIVRNGFKTVGIDGFSVDSLSSENLPAHHMLLSNNVNIVECLDLKTVEEGMYFFLCLPLRIEGCDGAPARALLISYL
- a CDS encoding DUF362 domain-containing protein, producing the protein MSEKDGYVVVFGCKRCGKCKDICPVGAIYEENELAKIDPKKCNLCMKCIDECTNRSIIYME